One Nicotiana sylvestris chromosome 12, ASM39365v2, whole genome shotgun sequence genomic window carries:
- the LOC104215282 gene encoding hsp70-Hsp90 organizing protein 3-like, producing the protein MADEAKAKGNSAFAAGNFTDAVRHFTEAINLSPTNHVLYSNRSAAYASLNKFYEALADAEKTVELKPDWSKGYSRLGAAQLGLRKYNDAVLAYKKGLEIDPNNGVLKSGFADAQSAQAQARFRGSGPGPATPFGNAFSGPEMWAKLTSDPRTRAYLQQPDFVRMMQDIQKNPNNLNLYLNDQRVMQAFGVLLGVKLDTRAPEEEDAEMPEVKASPERKRPAESEPVKEEKRAAPGFRPEPREVSEEEKQTKERKGLAQKEKEAGNAAYKKKDFETAIQHYSKAIELDDEDISFITNRAAVYLEMGKYEDCMKDCDKAVERGRELRSDYKMIARALTRKGTALVKMAKTSKDYEPAIETFQKALTEHRNPDTLKRLNDAEKAKKELEQQEYYDPQIADEEREKGNQFFKEQKYPDAVKHYTESLRRNPKDPRAYSNRAACYTKLGALPEGLKDAEKCIELDPTFAKGYTRKGAIQFFMKEYEKALETYQEGLKHDAQNQELLDGVRRCVEQINKASRGDLTPEELKERQAKAMQDPVIQNILTDPVMRQVLVDFQENPKAAQEHMKNPLVMNKIQKLVSAGIIQVK; encoded by the exons aTGGCCGATGAAGCAAAGGCCAAAGGCAATTCAGCATTCGCCGCCGGCAACTTTACCGACGCCGTCCGCCACTTCACTGAAGCGATCAATCTATCTCCGACCAATCACGTTTTATATTCAAATCGATCAGCAGCTTACGCTTCACTGAACAAATTCTACGAAGCCTTAGCCGACGCGGAAAAAACCGTCGAGCTGAAGCCGGATTGGTCGAAAGGTTATTCTCGGCTCGGCGCTGCTCAATTAGGCCTTAGAAAATATAATGATGCTGTTTTGGCTTATAAAAAGGGTTTAGAAATTGATCCTAATAATGGGGTTTTGAAGTCCGGGTTTGCTGATGCTCAATCAGCCCAGGCTCAAGCCCGATTTAGAGGATCGGGCCCAGGTCCGGCTACTCCGTTTGGCAATGCGTTCTCCGGGCCGGAGATGTGGGCTAAGTTGACGAGTGATCCGCGTACGCGGGCTTATTTGCAGCAGCCTGATTTTGTTAGAATGATGCAAGATATTCAGAAGAATccgaataatttgaatttgtatTTGAATGATCAGAGGGTAATGCAGGCGTTTGGGGTTTTGTTAGGGGTGAAATTGGATACGAGGGCGCCTGAGGAGGAGGATGCGGAGATGCCGGAGGTGAAAGCTTCGCCGGAGAGAAAAAGGCCTGCGGAGAGTGAGCCGGTGAAGGAAGAGAAACGGGCTGCGCCTGGGTTCAGGCCCGAACCGAGGGAGGTGTCGGAGGAGGAGAAGCAGACGAAGGAGAGGAAAGGGCTGGCGCAGAAGGAGAAGGAGGCTGGTAATGCGGCATataaaaagaaagattttgagaCGGCAATTCAGCATTATAGTAAGGCAATTGAGCTTGATGATGAGGATATTTCTTTCATTACTAACCGTGCTGCTGTGTACTTGGAGATGGGCAAG TATGAAGATTGCATGAAAGATTGTGACAAAGCTGTTGAAAGGGGAAGGGAGCTCAGGTCAGACTATAAGATGATTGCAAGAGCTCTCACTCGAAAGGGAACTGCCCTAGTAAAGATGGCAAAAACTTCAAAGGATTATGAACCTGCAATTGAGACTTTCCAGAAAGCTCTTACCGAACACCGGAATCCTGATACACTGAAAAGACTCAATGATGCTGAGAAGGCGAAGAAAGAATTGGAGCAGCAAGAGTATTACGATCCACAAATAGCAGATGAGGAGCGTGAGAAAG GTAACCAGTTTTTCAAAGAGCAGAAGTATCCTGATGCAGTTAAGCACTATACAGAATCCTTAAGGAGGAATCCCAAAGATCCAAGG GCATACAGCAACAGGGCAGCCTGCTACACAAAATTAGGTGCATTGCCGGAGGGTCTTAAAGATGCAGAAAAATGCATTGAGCTTGATCCAACATTTGCGAAAGGTTACACTAGAAAGGGTGCTATTCAGTTCTTTATGAAGGAGTATGAGAAAGCCTTGGAAACTTACCAGGAGGGGTTGAAGCATGATGCTCAAAATCAGGAACTGCTGGATGGTGTCAGGAG ATGTGTAGAACAAATAAACAAGGCATCACGTGGTGATCTAACTCCGGAGGAGCTCAAAGAGAGACAG GCCAAGGCAATGCAGGACCCGGTAATTCAAAACATCCTTACAGATCCAGTAATGAGACAG GTACTAGTTGACTTCCAGGAGAACCCCAAAGCTGCACAGGAACATATGAAGAACCCTCTTGTGATGAACAAGATCCAGAAGTTGGTTAGTGCAGGAATTATTCAAGTCAAATAA
- the LOC138882614 gene encoding uncharacterized protein has protein sequence MRMLRWMCGHTRLDRIRNEVIRDKVGVAPVEAKMREARLKWFGHVKRRRTDASVRRCERLALRGERRGRDRPKKSWGEVIGQDMAQLELTEDMTLDRKGGRWKIRVEG, from the coding sequence atgaggatgttgagatggatgtgtgggcatactagattggatagaattaggaatgaagttattcgagacaaggtgggtgtggcccctgtGGAGGCAAAGATGCGTGAGGCAAGGTTGAAGTGGTTTGGGCATGTTAAGAGGAGACGCACAGATGCCTCAGTCAGGAGATGTGAGAGGTTGGCCTTGAGAGGTGAGAGGAGGGGTAGAGATAGACCTAAGAAGTCTTGGGGTGAAGTGATCGGGCAGGACATGGCGCAGCTTgagctgaccgaggacatgaccctagatAGAAAGGGTGGGAGGTGGAAGATTAGGGTGGAAGGTTAG